A stretch of DNA from Mycolicibacterium celeriflavum:
GGGTCACGACGCGGTCCGGTCACGAGGACGATTCTCCACCATCGAAGCGGCCACGGGTGTGCAGCCAACCGGTGTGGCTACCGGTTCGCCGGTCAGGCACTATTGAGGGCGATGGACAGCGTGACCGAATCCGCCGAGCACGGCGCCGACGCTTCCGGTGAGAACGCCGCCGGGCGTCCGGACCTGGAGGCGGTACTCCTGGGCGCCGTTGACGACGCGCGCGAGGCGATCGTCGAGTTCAGCGGCGAGGACACCGTCGGTGAATATCTGGGAGCGAGCTTCGACGACCCCACCGCGGCCACGCACCGGTTCCTCGCGGCCATGCCGGGTTACCGCGGCTGGCAGTGGGCCGTGGTCGTCGCGGCGTGGCCGGGCGCCGACCACGCCACGATCAGCGAGGTCGTGCTGGTGCCCGGACCGACGGCGTTGCTGGCGCCCAAGTGGGTGCCCTGGCAGGAGCGCGTCCGGCCGGGCGATCTGGGTCCGGGTGACCTCCTGGCTCCGTCCGCAGACGACCCCCGCCTGGTTCCCGGCTACGTGGCCACCGGCGACCCGGAGGTCGACGAGGTCGCCGCCGAAGTGGGTCTGGGCCGTCGCCAGGTGCTCAGCCGGTGGGGCCGGATGGACGCGGCGCAACGGTGGCACGACGGTGAATTCGGCCCCGGTTCACCGATGGCGCGTTCGACGCGGCGCGTGTGCCGCGACTGCGGGTTCTATCTGCCGCTCACCGGGTCGCTGGGCACGATGTTCGGCGTCTGCGCGAACGAGCTTTCCGCGGACGGTCACGTGGTCGATGCCGAATACGGTTGCGGCGCACACTCGGACACCCCGCAGCCGGCGGGTGGCGGGTCTCCGCTGTATGACCCGTACGACGACGGCGTGCTGGACCTGACCGAGCCGGCCGATTAGCGTTCGGCCGCGGCCTTGATCCGCGCGAGTGACTCGTTCATGCCCTCGACGAGCTCACGCTCGAAGCTGGGCACACCGCCCATCAACGCGTTGACCGTCATGTTGGAGATCGGTTTCACCCCATTTTCGGCGTGCCGCGTTTCCACCAGCCGGGTGCCGGTCTCGGTGGGTTCGAGCTCGTAGCTCCACACTGTGCCGTTCTGATCCACCCGGAACGCGAGCTTCTTCTCCGGAATCAACTCGGTGATCTGGCTTGTGGTGGGCCACACCAGGAACTTGCGCCGATTGAGATTGATCGTCTTCGCCCCCGGCCGCAGTGGGCCGAACGTTTTCATCATTCGGCACTGCGGGCTCCACCGCGGCATGTTCTTGAGGTCCGAGATCAGTTCCCAGACCTTCGCCACCGGGGCGTTGATCGTGGTTTCGGCTTGCAACAGCGGCGCTGCCATCGTGTTCTCCTGTCTTGTCTTCAGCTCAGTCCGCTTTGCGCCCCGCGCGACCCGTGGCGCGCCGCGCGGCGTTGCCACAGCCAGATCGCGGTGCCAAGCGCGCCGACACCCAGGCCGGCCACCGTGTAAGGCCGCCACTCGTGTAGACCGGTCACCGTGAACGCCAGGATCGCAGCGACGACCCAACCGGCCGCGATCGCGACGATGACCGGCAAT
This window harbors:
- a CDS encoding DUF3027 domain-containing protein, coding for MDSVTESAEHGADASGENAAGRPDLEAVLLGAVDDAREAIVEFSGEDTVGEYLGASFDDPTAATHRFLAAMPGYRGWQWAVVVAAWPGADHATISEVVLVPGPTALLAPKWVPWQERVRPGDLGPGDLLAPSADDPRLVPGYVATGDPEVDEVAAEVGLGRRQVLSRWGRMDAAQRWHDGEFGPGSPMARSTRRVCRDCGFYLPLTGSLGTMFGVCANELSADGHVVDAEYGCGAHSDTPQPAGGGSPLYDPYDDGVLDLTEPAD
- a CDS encoding SRPBCC family protein, translating into MAAPLLQAETTINAPVAKVWELISDLKNMPRWSPQCRMMKTFGPLRPGAKTINLNRRKFLVWPTTSQITELIPEKKLAFRVDQNGTVWSYELEPTETGTRLVETRHAENGVKPISNMTVNALMGGVPSFERELVEGMNESLARIKAAAER
- a CDS encoding DUF2530 domain-containing protein, coding for MTPHPPPLPDILLRPLPVIVAIAAGWVVAAILAFTVTGLHEWRPYTVAGLGVGALGTAIWLWQRRAARHGSRGAQSGLS